The following proteins come from a genomic window of Excalfactoria chinensis isolate bCotChi1 chromosome 6, bCotChi1.hap2, whole genome shotgun sequence:
- the LOC140254141 gene encoding 2-hydroxyacylsphingosine 1-beta-galactosyltransferase-like isoform X2, with protein sequence MKVLPCPAALLFIVAAFSLEPCCCAKVLIMPTIVFDSHLRVFMRVAEALTERGHDPVLLLHEARDLEAHLPAFRVQRYWGIFSKQSADAWVQEKIKRVFQGKMTSLEMFSFLEKYLENCDLVLGNSTLLQKLRHEHFDLLLVDPNEMCGFILAHILSVKYAVISTGFWFPAEIGATSPIAYVPEFNSLMTDRMSFFGRTWNLLVYMITRVATKLVILPKFDHLMEKHGVEPKISMLDLVHGSSLFFLCNDVVLDFPRPTLPHVIFTGGILAEPAKPLPVDLRLWVEAADAGVVVVSFGIGIRALPSDLVEKMAGAFTRLPQRVVWRYFGQKPRNLGENTLMMDWLPQNDLLGHPNVKAFVSHCGMNGIFEAIYHGVPVVGFPFYGDQFDIMTRVQAKGMGILMDWKSVTEEELYQAVVTVITDPSYRKAAKLISALHLDTPMHALNRTVYWLEYILRHDGAPYLRPAVYDLSLYEYYCLDILALLLLCLASIGFVLYKSVVWCRRKAASPVYQNGNCVKGHFTEQKKLQ encoded by the exons ATGAAGGTATTACCATgccctgctgctcttctcttcaTAGTGGCTGCGTTCAGCCTGGAGCCATGCTGTTGTGCCAAGGTGCTGATCATGCCCACCATCGTCTTTGACAGCCACTTGCGAGTCTTCATGCGCGTGGCAGAGGCACTGACTGAGCGGGGCCATGACCCCGTGCTGCTGCTCCACGAGGCTAGGGATTTGGAAGCCCACCTGCCTGCCTTCCGCGTGCAGAGGTACTGGGGCATCTTCAGCAAGCAGAGCGCAGATGCGTGGGTGCAGGAGAAGATAAAGCGTGTCTTCCAAGGGAAGATgacttctctggagatgttctcCTTTTTGGAGAAGTACCTGGAAAACTGTGACCTTGTGCTGGGAAACTCTACCCTCCTGCAGAAACTGCGGCATGAGCACTTTGATCTGCTGCTGGTAGATCCTAATGAGATGTGTGGCTTTATCCTGGCTCACATTCTCAGTGTCAAATATGCTGTGATCTCCACTGGCTTCTGGTTTCCAGCAGAGATTGGTGCCACTTCCCCCATTGCCTATGTCCCCGAGTTCAACTCCCTGATGACTGACAGGATGAGCTTCTTTGGCAGGACTTGGAATCTCCTGGTCTACATGATCACTCGTGTGGCCACAAAGCTGGTTATCCTGCCCAAGTTTGACCATCTCATGGAGAAGCATGGGGTGGAGCCCAAGATATCCATGCTAGATCTTGTCCACGGATCAagcctcttcttcctctgtaaCGATGTGGTGCTGGACTTTCCCCGGCCAACCCTCCCCCATGTCATTTTCACAGGAGGCATCCTTGCTGAGCCTGCAAAGCCTCTTCCAGTG GATCTGCGTCTCTGGGTGGAAGCAGCAGATGCAGGTGTTGTTGTTGTCTCCTTTGGCATTGGAATCCGAGCTCTTCCCAGTGACCTGGTGGAGAAGATGGCTGGTGCGTTCACCCGCCTCCCACAGCGGGTGGTGTGGAG ATATTTCGGACAGAAGCCAAGAAACCTGGGTGAGAACACGCTGATGATGGACTGGCTGCCCCAAAATGACCTGCTAG GCCATCCCAATGTGAAAGCCTTTGTGAGCCACTGTGGGATGAATGGAATATTTGAGGCCATTTATCACGGTGTGCCAGTGGTGGGGTTCCCATTCTATGGGGATCAGTTTGACATCATGACCAGAGTGCAGGCAAAGGGCATGGGTATCCTCATGGACTGGAAGAGTGTGACAGAAGAGGAGCTTTACCAGGCTGTTGTCACAGTTATCACTGACCCCAG CTACAGAAAAGCAGCTAAgctcatctctgctctgcatctgGACACACCGATGCACGCTCTCAACAGGACAGTGTACTGGCTGGAGTACATCCTCCGTCATGATGGAGCACCGTACCTCCGCCCGGCTGTCTACGACCTCTCCTTGTATGAGTACTACTGCCTGGACATCTTGGCTCTCCTCCTACTGTGCCTGGCCAGCATAGGATTTGTGCTCTACAAGTCTGTGGTGTGgtgcaggaggaaggcagccaGCCCTGTGTACCAGAATGGCAATTGTGTGAAAGGCCActtcacagaacagaagaaattgCAATAG
- the NOLC1 gene encoding nucleolar and coiled-body phosphoprotein 1: MAPCPHVGAQRTRRAGCRPHARTDARPYVSAVVRVRAGGTWRRSMAERRAVPSDLFPFVLAFLRENRFEGAARAFAKEAAAKEQDPNAASLLDIFSYWVKSPAARKRKLVPNGPQTKRSAASSSSESSSEEEEAAAPPAKKPAKATAVTKAKVLPAKKAKSSSEDSSDDSDSEEEEKKPAKKGTKPAAKPAVTKIQPQKKAESSSSDSSSSEEEAPKKQPPKAATPKAANKAAQATTKVVNGKAASSSSSSGSSSEDSDEKKAAPKKAVPKKSVPKPVATQSCPGKTKPAKESSSSEDSSDSSDDEKPPAKKKPKSGQYSAVPPPQAVQTKKVLSKAPVKKADSSDSSDSSDEEEQMPPKGGTGKAAVAKTNVTPKNKAVTAKKAESSSDSDSDSSSEDEKKVGSKLTAKQPVIKHTSKPAKAAAKPGQTKKDSSSSSDSSDSDSSHKKTPVKPAAKTATPAAKKPQATAKKAQSSSDSDSSSSSSEEEEKKAPPTKLAGKTSKPVSKPTPAPKESSSDSESSSSEEEKKPAVKPVSKSTGAAKATVGKKAAASSSSSSSDSSSEEEEKPKNAGKGAKNTSHTAASTEKAKASTPAAKNQKPKPAGDSSSSSESSSEEEKGKANGGIVKKKQQKDDQESETPDNKKAKNKPRTPHTVPKVKRAASPFRRVREEEIEVDARVADNSFDAKKGAAGDWGEKANNILKFTKGKSFRHEKTKKKRGSYCGGTISTQVNSIKFESE; encoded by the exons ATGGCGCCGTGCCCTCACGTCGGGGCGCAGCGGACGCGCCGCGCGGGCTGCCGGCCGCACGCACGCACGGACGCACGTCCTTACGTCAGCGCGGTGGTGCGCGTGCGCGCAGGCGGCACGTGGCGGCGCAGCATGGCGGAGCGGAGAGCGGTGCCCAGCGACCTCTTCCCCTTCGTGCTCGCCTTCCTGCGCGAGAACCGCTTCGAGGGCGCCGCACGAGCCTTCGCCAAGGAGGCGGCGGCG AAGGAGCAGGACCCCAACGCCGCCTCGCTGCTGGACATCTTCAGCTACTGGGTGAA GTCTCCTGCCGCCAGGAAAAGGAAGCTCGTGCCCAACGGGCCGCAGACAAAGCGCTCGGCTGCCTCgagcagcagtgagagctccagcgaggaggaggaggctgcGGCCCCGCCTGCTAAGAAGCCAG CTAAAGCAACAGCTGTAACAAAGGCAAAAGTTCTTCCAGCCAAGAAGGCAAAGAGCAGCAGCGAGGACTCCAGTGATGATTCTGActcagaggaggaggagaagaagccAGCAAAG AAAGGCACAAAACCTGCAGCGAAGCCAGCTGTAACTAAAATCCAGcctcagaagaaagcagagagctCCAGCTCTGACTCAAGCAGCTCAGAGGAAGAAGCACCAAAGAAACAGCCACCAAAAGCAGCGACACCTAAAGCAG caaataaagctgCTCAGGCAACCACCAAAGTGGTCAATGggaaagcagcaagcagcagcagcagcagcggcagcagTAGTGAAGATTCTGATGAGAAAAAGGCTGCACCGAAAAAG GCTGTTCCCAAGAAATCTGTGCCCAAACCTGTAGCCACGCAGTCGTGTCCAGGGAAAACCAAACCTGCCAAGGAAAGTTCAAGTAGCGAAGACTCTTCTGACAGTTCCGATGATGAAAAGCcacctgcaaaaaaaaagccaaagtcTG GTCAGTACAGTGCTGTACCACCCCCTCAAGCTGTGCAGACAAAGAAAGTCCTTTCCAAGGCTCCAGTGAAAAAGGCTGACAGCAGTGACTCTTCAGACAGTAGTGATGAGGAAGAGCAGATGCCTCCAAAGGGAGGAACAG GCAAAGCAGCAGTAGCTAAAACAAACGTTaccccaaaaaacaaagctgtgacTGCAAAGAAGGCTGAATCCAGTTCAGACAGTGACTCAG ATTCTAGCTCCGAAGATGAGAAGAAGGTAGGGAGTAAGCTCACAGCTAAACAACCTGTGATTAAGCATACTTCCAAACCAGCAAAAGCAGCTGCTAAGCCTGGACAAACAAAGAAGGACTCCAGCTCATCCTCAGACAGCTCAG ATTCTGATAGCTCTCACAAGAAGACGCCTGTGAAGCCTGCAGCTAAAACAGCAACCCCTGCAGCAAAGAAGCCACAGGCTactgcaaagaaagcacagagtAGCTCTGATTCAGatagcagctccagcagctctgaggaggaggagaagaaagccCCTCCAACTAAATTAGCTGGCAAAACAAGTAAGCCAGTGTCCAAACCAACCCCAGCACCcaaggagagcagctctgactCTGAGAGCTCaagcagtgaggaagaaaagaaaccagcaGTGAAACCAGTCAGCAAATCTACAGGGGCAGCAAAAGCAACCGTagggaagaaagcagctgcATCTAGCAGTAGTAGCTCTTCTGATAGTTCCAGTGAAGAGGAGGAGAAGCCCAAAAATGCTGGGAAAGGGGCAAAAAACACTTCTCATACTGCTGCCtccacagagaaagcaaaagcatcCACACCAGCAGCCAAGAACCAGAAGCCTAAACCAGCTGGTgacagcagtagcagcagtgaaagcagctctgaagaggagaagggaaaagcaaatggaG GCATAGtcaagaagaaacagcagaaagatgaTCAGGAGTCAGAGACACCAGAcaataaaaaggcaaagaacAAACCTAGAACACCACATACAGTTCCGAAGGTGAAACGG gcaGCTTCTCCTTTCCGACGCgtaagagaagaagaaattgaGGTGGATGCCCGTGTTGCTGATAACTCATTTGATGCAAAG AAAGGAGCAGCTGGTGACTGGGGCGAGAAGGCTAACAATATCCTGAAATTCACTAAGGGCAAATCTTTTCGCCATGAGAAGACTAAGAAAAAACGAGGCAGCTACTGTGGAGGCACTATATCAACCCAAGTAAATTCCATCAAGTTTGAAAGCGAATGA
- the LOC140254141 gene encoding 2-hydroxyacylsphingosine 1-beta-galactosyltransferase-like isoform X1, which produces MKGEGGRAPAALLLPLCRSGRGSVQYSAPCPTLPDHRSRESTPSRISLRCRTVWWFLVEGHLFSAQRWLWELCLCSQRAGLHQCLQVPLWAQAMQKVKKMKVLPCPAALLFIVAAFSLEPCCCAKVLIMPTIVFDSHLRVFMRVAEALTERGHDPVLLLHEARDLEAHLPAFRVQRYWGIFSKQSADAWVQEKIKRVFQGKMTSLEMFSFLEKYLENCDLVLGNSTLLQKLRHEHFDLLLVDPNEMCGFILAHILSVKYAVISTGFWFPAEIGATSPIAYVPEFNSLMTDRMSFFGRTWNLLVYMITRVATKLVILPKFDHLMEKHGVEPKISMLDLVHGSSLFFLCNDVVLDFPRPTLPHVIFTGGILAEPAKPLPVDLRLWVEAADAGVVVVSFGIGIRALPSDLVEKMAGAFTRLPQRVVWRYFGQKPRNLGENTLMMDWLPQNDLLGHPNVKAFVSHCGMNGIFEAIYHGVPVVGFPFYGDQFDIMTRVQAKGMGILMDWKSVTEEELYQAVVTVITDPSYRKAAKLISALHLDTPMHALNRTVYWLEYILRHDGAPYLRPAVYDLSLYEYYCLDILALLLLCLASIGFVLYKSVVWCRRKAASPVYQNGNCVKGHFTEQKKLQ; this is translated from the exons ATGAAAGGGGAAGGCGGGCGTGCTCCGGCCGCTCTCTTACTTCCACTCTGCCGCTCGGGCCGCGGCTCTGTGCAG TATTCAGCCCCTTGCCCAACACTTCCAGATCACAGAAGCAGAGAATCCACCCCCAGCAGGATTTCACTCCGGTGCCGCACAGTTTGGTGGTTTCTTGTTGAAGGCCATTTATTCTCAGCCCAGCGGTGGCTGTGGGAGTTGTGCTTGTGCAGCCAGAGGGCTGGGTTGCACCAGTGCCTACAGGTGCCTCTCTGGGCACAGGCCATGCAGAAAG TGAAGAAGATGAAGGTATTACCATgccctgctgctcttctcttcaTAGTGGCTGCGTTCAGCCTGGAGCCATGCTGTTGTGCCAAGGTGCTGATCATGCCCACCATCGTCTTTGACAGCCACTTGCGAGTCTTCATGCGCGTGGCAGAGGCACTGACTGAGCGGGGCCATGACCCCGTGCTGCTGCTCCACGAGGCTAGGGATTTGGAAGCCCACCTGCCTGCCTTCCGCGTGCAGAGGTACTGGGGCATCTTCAGCAAGCAGAGCGCAGATGCGTGGGTGCAGGAGAAGATAAAGCGTGTCTTCCAAGGGAAGATgacttctctggagatgttctcCTTTTTGGAGAAGTACCTGGAAAACTGTGACCTTGTGCTGGGAAACTCTACCCTCCTGCAGAAACTGCGGCATGAGCACTTTGATCTGCTGCTGGTAGATCCTAATGAGATGTGTGGCTTTATCCTGGCTCACATTCTCAGTGTCAAATATGCTGTGATCTCCACTGGCTTCTGGTTTCCAGCAGAGATTGGTGCCACTTCCCCCATTGCCTATGTCCCCGAGTTCAACTCCCTGATGACTGACAGGATGAGCTTCTTTGGCAGGACTTGGAATCTCCTGGTCTACATGATCACTCGTGTGGCCACAAAGCTGGTTATCCTGCCCAAGTTTGACCATCTCATGGAGAAGCATGGGGTGGAGCCCAAGATATCCATGCTAGATCTTGTCCACGGATCAagcctcttcttcctctgtaaCGATGTGGTGCTGGACTTTCCCCGGCCAACCCTCCCCCATGTCATTTTCACAGGAGGCATCCTTGCTGAGCCTGCAAAGCCTCTTCCAGTG GATCTGCGTCTCTGGGTGGAAGCAGCAGATGCAGGTGTTGTTGTTGTCTCCTTTGGCATTGGAATCCGAGCTCTTCCCAGTGACCTGGTGGAGAAGATGGCTGGTGCGTTCACCCGCCTCCCACAGCGGGTGGTGTGGAG ATATTTCGGACAGAAGCCAAGAAACCTGGGTGAGAACACGCTGATGATGGACTGGCTGCCCCAAAATGACCTGCTAG GCCATCCCAATGTGAAAGCCTTTGTGAGCCACTGTGGGATGAATGGAATATTTGAGGCCATTTATCACGGTGTGCCAGTGGTGGGGTTCCCATTCTATGGGGATCAGTTTGACATCATGACCAGAGTGCAGGCAAAGGGCATGGGTATCCTCATGGACTGGAAGAGTGTGACAGAAGAGGAGCTTTACCAGGCTGTTGTCACAGTTATCACTGACCCCAG CTACAGAAAAGCAGCTAAgctcatctctgctctgcatctgGACACACCGATGCACGCTCTCAACAGGACAGTGTACTGGCTGGAGTACATCCTCCGTCATGATGGAGCACCGTACCTCCGCCCGGCTGTCTACGACCTCTCCTTGTATGAGTACTACTGCCTGGACATCTTGGCTCTCCTCCTACTGTGCCTGGCCAGCATAGGATTTGTGCTCTACAAGTCTGTGGTGTGgtgcaggaggaaggcagccaGCCCTGTGTACCAGAATGGCAATTGTGTGAAAGGCCActtcacagaacagaagaaattgCAATAG